The Archangium primigenium genomic interval TGCTGCGGGCGCATGACGGCCACGAGGCCCTGGCGCTCGCCCACGCGCGCCGGCCCGACCTGGTGGTGACGGACTGGCAGATGCCGCGCATGAGCGGCGTGGAGCTGTGCCAGTGCCTCCTGCAGGAAGAGGAGTTCCAGGGCATCCCCATCATCATGCACAGCGCCGAGCGCGACCCGCACGCCCCCGGCGTCACCGCCTTCCTCTCCAAGGCCACCACGCTCTCGCGC includes:
- a CDS encoding response regulator, translating into MSTILLVDDEPEFLDLYTEVLEQMDHRVLRAHDGHEALALAHARRPDLVVTDWQMPRMSGVELCQCLLQEEEFQGIPIIMHSAERDPHAPGVTAFLSKATTLSRFEEVVSRCIERAPSRAACSTGGHLAPICHLSPRV